A region of Sphingomonas sp. DNA encodes the following proteins:
- a CDS encoding ABC transporter ATP-binding protein encodes MSDALAVIDLRRSFTQGGATIDVLRGVNLAVAPGEIVALLGPSGSGKSTLLQAVGLLEGGFDGSIRITGEEVATLDDADRTRVRRETLGFVYQFHHLLPDFSALENVVLPQLVRGAPRADADARAESLLGTLGLSQRLTHRPAQLSGGEQQRVAVARALANRPALVLADEPTGNLDEHTADVVFAEFLHLVREEGSAALVATHNERIAAKMDRVLRLHDGVLE; translated from the coding sequence ATGAGTGACGCGCTCGCCGTAATCGACCTGAGGCGCAGCTTCACCCAGGGCGGCGCCACGATCGACGTGCTGCGCGGGGTGAACCTCGCGGTCGCGCCGGGCGAGATCGTGGCTTTGCTCGGCCCCTCCGGCTCGGGCAAGTCGACTTTGCTGCAGGCGGTCGGGCTGCTCGAGGGCGGCTTCGATGGCTCGATCCGCATCACCGGCGAGGAGGTCGCCACGCTCGACGATGCGGACCGCACCCGCGTCCGGCGCGAGACCCTGGGCTTCGTCTATCAATTCCACCATCTGCTGCCGGATTTCTCCGCGCTGGAGAATGTCGTGCTGCCGCAGCTCGTGCGGGGCGCGCCTCGCGCCGATGCCGATGCCCGCGCGGAAAGCCTGCTCGGCACGCTCGGCCTGAGCCAGCGCCTCACGCACCGCCCGGCCCAGCTCTCCGGCGGCGAGCAGCAGCGCGTCGCCGTCGCCCGCGCGCTCGCCAACCGTCCGGCGCTGGTGCTGGCCGACGAGCCCACCGGCAATCTCGACGAGCATACCGCCGACGTCGTGTTCGCCGAATTCCTCCATCTCGTGCGCGAGGAGGGCAGCGCCGCTCTGGTTGCCACCCACAACGAACGCATCGCCGCCAAGATGGACCGGGTGCTGCGGCTCCATGATGGAGTGCTCGAATAG
- a CDS encoding lipoprotein-releasing ABC transporter permease subunit yields the protein MILSRYERMIARRYLMPGKGEGFIFLVAGISLAAVMLGVAALIIVMSVMNGFRAELFDKVVGLNGHAVIQGYGGRLDDWEPILQRTRQTPGVVAANALIEQPLMASNQGRVEAILLRGVTPEDMAENPVLNGNVLAGSLANVRPGTDNVAIGSRLAELLGLDIGGSITIISPQGRVTPFGTMPRIVDYRVAAIFEVGLYDFDRAFVVMPMEEAQNFLMMGDAVGMIEVETTDADRVQDILAPVARTLGGRAVINDWRSMNSALFEALQVERVVMFVVLSIIVLVAAFNILSALVMLVRAKRRDIAILRTMGATRAGVVKVFMMVGLTIGVLGIIAGFILGMLGLHYRQPIVDFFQRLTGRELWDPTVRFLTELPAKTDPVEVAAIVTIALVLTFLATIFPAWRASKTDPVQVLRYE from the coding sequence GTGATCCTCTCCCGCTACGAGCGGATGATCGCCCGGCGCTATCTGATGCCGGGCAAGGGCGAGGGCTTCATCTTCCTGGTCGCGGGGATCAGCCTCGCGGCGGTGATGCTCGGCGTCGCCGCGCTCATCATCGTGATGAGCGTGATGAACGGCTTTCGCGCCGAATTGTTCGACAAGGTTGTGGGGCTCAACGGCCATGCCGTGATCCAGGGCTATGGCGGCCGGCTCGACGATTGGGAGCCGATCCTGCAGCGGACGCGGCAGACACCCGGCGTGGTCGCCGCAAATGCGCTGATCGAACAGCCGCTGATGGCGAGCAACCAGGGGCGGGTGGAGGCCATATTGCTGCGCGGCGTGACGCCCGAGGACATGGCCGAAAATCCGGTGCTCAACGGCAATGTGCTGGCCGGATCGCTCGCCAATGTGCGACCGGGCACCGACAATGTCGCGATCGGCTCGCGGCTCGCCGAATTGCTCGGGCTCGATATCGGCGGATCGATCACGATCATCAGCCCGCAGGGGCGGGTGACCCCGTTCGGCACGATGCCGCGCATCGTCGACTATCGCGTCGCGGCCATTTTCGAGGTGGGCCTCTACGATTTCGATCGCGCTTTCGTCGTCATGCCGATGGAGGAAGCGCAGAATTTCCTGATGATGGGCGATGCCGTCGGCATGATCGAGGTCGAAACGACCGATGCCGACAGGGTGCAGGATATCCTCGCCCCCGTCGCGCGGACCCTGGGGGGCAGGGCGGTCATCAACGACTGGCGATCGATGAACTCGGCCCTGTTCGAAGCGCTGCAGGTCGAGCGCGTCGTGATGTTCGTGGTGCTTTCGATCATCGTCCTCGTCGCCGCGTTCAACATCCTCTCGGCGCTGGTCATGCTGGTGCGCGCGAAACGGCGTGACATCGCGATCCTGCGCACGATGGGCGCGACCCGCGCCGGCGTGGTGAAGGTATTCATGATGGTGGGGCTCACCATCGGCGTGCTCGGCATCATCGCCGGCTTCATTCTCGGCATGCTGGGGCTGCATTACCGCCAACCGATTGTGGATTTCTTCCAGCGACTGACCGGCCGCGAGTTGTGGGACCCGACGGTTCGCTTCCTGACCGAGCTGCCGGCCAAGACCGATCCGGTGGAGGTCGCCGCGATCGTCACGATTGCGCTCGTCCTCACCTTCCTGGCGACGATCTTCCCGGCCTGGCGCGCGTCGAAGACCGATCCGGTGCAGGTGCTGCGCTATGAGTGA
- a CDS encoding fimbria/pilus periplasmic chaperone, whose amino-acid sequence MRRFAAWVLLPAAISISTVPATATSVQPVVVDLQPAGRQMSQIVTVQNTFATPLPVELRVQRAGYSDEGVHGTGEETDDLLVFPPQALIEPGQSQSFRIQYVGDPDLRQSRHYFVTVAQLPVRMAEGESAVQVLYNFQVVVGVSVPGVRPALNIVSSEVSTEGDGQPRLVLNIENSSANYGYLSEGSLRIVQRDANGQEVFRRTLNNEEIVQEIGYGLVGAGQTRRILTTLVLPQSGGTVEAQFTPARR is encoded by the coding sequence ATGCGCCGGTTCGCGGCGTGGGTTTTGCTTCCCGCCGCGATCTCCATTTCCACCGTTCCCGCCACCGCGACCAGCGTGCAACCTGTCGTCGTCGACTTGCAGCCGGCCGGCCGGCAGATGTCGCAGATCGTCACCGTCCAGAACACCTTCGCGACGCCGCTTCCTGTCGAGCTCAGGGTCCAGCGCGCCGGCTATTCGGACGAAGGTGTCCACGGCACCGGTGAAGAGACGGACGATCTTCTGGTCTTCCCGCCCCAGGCGCTCATCGAGCCCGGGCAATCGCAGTCTTTCCGCATCCAATATGTCGGCGATCCGGACCTCAGGCAGAGTCGGCACTATTTCGTGACCGTGGCCCAGCTCCCGGTGCGCATGGCGGAAGGGGAGTCCGCAGTTCAGGTGCTCTACAATTTTCAGGTCGTCGTCGGGGTCAGCGTGCCGGGCGTGCGGCCTGCGCTGAACATCGTCAGCTCGGAGGTTTCGACTGAAGGGGACGGCCAGCCGCGACTTGTACTCAATATCGAGAACAGCTCGGCCAATTATGGTTATCTTTCGGAAGGCTCGCTTCGCATTGTGCAGCGTGATGCGAACGGCCAGGAAGTGTTCCGCAGGACTCTCAACAACGAGGAGATCGTCCAGGAGATCGGCTATGGCCTTGTCGGCGCCGGGCAGACGCGCCGCATCCTGACGACGCTAGTTTTGCCGCAGTCGGGGGGGACCGTTGAGGCGCAATTCACGCCTGCGCGGCGATAG
- a CDS encoding fimbria/pilus outer membrane usher protein, protein MRTRLCLGTSLSLALASLLLHASPAIAQENESGNDSSASTEPPQPSAARARLNPTGRDISLTAPIRDGAFILGEIDFILGADDSLRVNAQRLLTVLLPALDAARGEELVARLSTPGYVTAEELAALGYAVRYVPATISLEINIPAEARTRRQLRLTRFGDEFIGEADPPAGFAGYINFRTFTDYQWNGPNSGFSGPTALIDSAFRYRNFVLENEATLRLSGFGRTFVREGTRVVYDDRNWLARWTAGDLRPISRGFSGTSQMLGASLVRIYSVLEPQRNVQPRGDRNFTLTRPSTIEAVINGQSIRRIRLDPGTYDLRDFPFVQGANNVQIIVEDDAGGREVIEFSAFFDRTLLSPGLTEFGVFAGFRSRQSNGQRAYDFDEPVASGFFRRGITDRLTAGGNFNAGRRGAVIGGEIVAATPLGTLGADLAFSKVDDIGTGFAFNTSLLYAFSGSRSLGRSVGFTVEHRSRNFANPNELVADNRFAWDLSVSYSQALDQRQFVAVTGQYSIARGIFQDEKSVRVNYGFRVNQRLNLTAEATYEDRAFFGREYGVRVGLIVRFGPRSSGTAEYDSRFGRARVGYQTSRGDGVGAWAASGEVSVGEDDVGLDGNATYYANRAELGLNHASIFDISGRRLDAQRTSVRLGTALVFADGNFALSRPIYDSFVMVRPHPTLGDATVYINPQEDSYTARSGTLGPAVEPNLSAYIERVVNFDVPNAPIGYDLGRGNVRVFPPYRSGYLVTAGSDYSVTVVGTLLDTNGQPVSLLAGRAIELAEPDRPAITVFTNRTGRFGIAGLRPGRWRIEMPTQPATFVIIDVPDGERGVFRAGDVQLGEGQ, encoded by the coding sequence ATGAGGACAAGGCTGTGCCTCGGCACGTCGCTGTCCCTGGCCTTGGCCAGCCTCCTGCTCCACGCCTCACCGGCCATTGCTCAGGAAAATGAGTCCGGCAACGACAGTTCGGCTTCGACCGAACCGCCGCAGCCATCCGCCGCGCGCGCGCGCCTGAATCCGACGGGTCGGGATATCAGCCTGACGGCGCCGATCCGCGACGGCGCCTTCATTCTCGGTGAAATCGATTTCATCCTCGGCGCGGACGACAGCCTGAGAGTCAATGCGCAGCGCCTGCTGACCGTGCTGCTGCCCGCGCTCGATGCCGCGCGCGGCGAGGAACTGGTCGCGCGGCTGTCCACGCCCGGATATGTGACGGCCGAAGAACTGGCCGCGCTCGGCTATGCCGTCCGCTATGTTCCCGCGACGATCAGCCTGGAAATCAACATTCCTGCGGAAGCGCGGACCCGGCGGCAGCTCAGGCTGACACGGTTCGGCGACGAATTCATCGGTGAGGCGGACCCCCCCGCGGGCTTCGCCGGCTATATCAACTTTCGGACCTTCACCGACTATCAGTGGAATGGCCCCAATTCGGGCTTTTCCGGACCGACCGCACTGATCGACAGCGCCTTTCGCTATCGCAATTTCGTGCTGGAGAACGAAGCGACGCTGCGCCTGAGCGGCTTCGGCAGGACGTTCGTGCGGGAAGGAACGCGGGTCGTTTACGACGATCGCAACTGGCTCGCGCGCTGGACGGCGGGCGATCTGAGGCCGATCAGCCGCGGTTTTTCGGGAACGAGCCAGATGCTCGGCGCGTCGCTCGTGCGCATCTATTCCGTGCTGGAGCCGCAGCGCAACGTCCAGCCGCGCGGCGACCGTAATTTCACGCTGACCCGGCCCTCCACGATCGAGGCCGTCATCAACGGCCAGTCGATCCGCCGGATCAGGCTTGATCCTGGCACATATGACCTGCGCGATTTTCCGTTCGTCCAGGGCGCCAACAATGTCCAGATCATCGTCGAGGACGATGCCGGCGGCCGTGAGGTCATCGAATTTTCGGCCTTCTTCGACCGCACTCTGCTGTCACCGGGATTGACCGAATTCGGCGTGTTCGCGGGTTTTCGTTCGCGCCAGTCGAACGGCCAGCGCGCCTACGACTTCGACGAGCCGGTCGCGTCGGGTTTCTTCCGCCGCGGCATCACGGATCGGTTGACAGCGGGCGGCAACTTCAATGCCGGTCGCCGCGGCGCGGTAATCGGCGGCGAGATCGTGGCCGCGACGCCGCTCGGCACGCTCGGCGCGGATCTCGCGTTCAGCAAGGTCGATGATATCGGCACGGGCTTCGCCTTCAACACCAGCCTGCTCTACGCGTTCAGCGGCAGCCGTTCACTCGGGCGTTCGGTTGGGTTCACGGTGGAGCATCGCAGCCGCAATTTCGCCAATCCGAACGAACTGGTCGCCGACAACCGTTTCGCCTGGGATCTGTCGGTCTCCTATTCGCAGGCGCTCGATCAGCGCCAGTTCGTCGCGGTGACCGGGCAATATTCGATCGCGCGCGGCATTTTTCAGGACGAGAAATCGGTCCGGGTCAATTACGGGTTCCGCGTCAACCAGCGGCTCAACCTCACCGCGGAAGCGACCTATGAGGACCGGGCCTTTTTCGGCCGCGAATATGGTGTGCGGGTTGGCCTTATCGTGCGCTTCGGGCCGCGCTCAAGCGGGACGGCGGAATATGATTCCCGCTTCGGCCGGGCGCGCGTGGGCTATCAGACATCGCGGGGTGACGGTGTCGGCGCTTGGGCGGCATCGGGCGAAGTCAGCGTCGGCGAGGACGATGTCGGCCTCGATGGCAATGCGACCTATTATGCCAATCGCGCCGAGCTGGGACTCAATCATGCCTCGATCTTCGATATTTCCGGTCGCAGGCTCGATGCCCAGCGCACCTCGGTCCGTCTCGGCACCGCTCTGGTTTTCGCCGACGGCAATTTCGCCTTGTCGCGGCCGATCTATGACAGCTTCGTCATGGTGCGGCCGCATCCGACGCTGGGCGACGCGACCGTCTACATCAATCCGCAGGAAGACAGTTACACGGCTCGCTCCGGTACGCTCGGCCCTGCTGTCGAACCGAACCTGTCCGCCTATATCGAGCGCGTCGTGAATTTCGACGTGCCCAATGCGCCGATCGGCTATGATCTCGGCCGCGGCAATGTCCGCGTCTTCCCGCCTTATCGCTCCGGCTATTTGGTGACCGCCGGTTCCGACTATTCGGTTACCGTCGTCGGCACCTTGCTCGATACCAACGGTCAGCCGGTCAGCTTGCTCGCCGGCCGCGCGATTGAGCTCGCCGAGCCCGATCGGCCCGCGATCACGGTCTTTACCAACCGCACCGGCAGGTTCGGCATCGCCGGCCTGCGTCCGGGCCGCTGGCGCATCGAAATGCCTACCCAGCCCGCCACCTTCGTCATCATCGATGTGCCGGATGGTGAGCGCGGCGTGTTCCGGGCGGGCGATGTTCAATTGGGAGAGGGTCAATGA
- a CDS encoding proline--tRNA ligase: protein MRLSRYFLPVAKETPADAQIVSHKLMLRAGLIRQTAAGIYAWLPLGHRVLRKIERIVREEQDRAGAVELLMPTIQSADLWRESGRYDAYGPEMLRFTDRHEREMLYGPTNEEMITQIFLGSVKSYRDLPRTLYHIQWKFRDEVRPRFGVMRGREFLMKDAYSFDPDEAGLKASYEAMFVAYLRTFARLGLQAVPVKAPTGPIGGDLSHEFHILADTGESAVFYDAALEDISREELLSADASTIAKLTSLYAMEEEEHAKVADCPVPADRLRQRRGIEVGHIFAFGTKYSASMGFAVQTADGGQAHPQMGSYGIGVSRLMGAVIEASHDEAGIVWPESVAPFQVGLVNMRSDDAACAAASDDLYAKLTDAGVETLYDDRDERGGAKFATMDLIGLPWQLVVGPRGLANGMVELKRRATGEREELSIESALARLTA, encoded by the coding sequence ATGCGCCTGTCCCGCTATTTCCTGCCCGTCGCCAAGGAGACGCCCGCCGACGCACAAATCGTCAGCCACAAGCTGATGCTGCGCGCGGGCCTCATCCGCCAGACCGCCGCCGGCATCTATGCCTGGTTGCCGCTCGGCCATCGGGTGTTGAGGAAGATCGAACGGATCGTGCGCGAGGAACAGGATCGGGCCGGCGCGGTCGAATTGCTGATGCCCACGATCCAGTCGGCCGATCTGTGGCGGGAATCCGGGCGCTACGACGCTTACGGCCCCGAAATGCTGCGCTTCACCGACCGGCACGAGCGCGAGATGCTGTACGGGCCGACCAACGAGGAGATGATCACCCAGATCTTCCTGGGCTCGGTCAAATCCTATCGCGATCTGCCGCGCACGCTCTACCATATCCAGTGGAAGTTCCGCGACGAGGTGCGGCCGCGTTTCGGCGTGATGCGCGGCCGCGAATTCCTGATGAAGGACGCCTACAGCTTCGATCCTGACGAGGCCGGGCTGAAGGCGAGCTACGAGGCGATGTTCGTCGCCTATCTGCGCACCTTCGCGCGGCTCGGCCTGCAGGCGGTGCCGGTCAAGGCGCCGACCGGCCCGATCGGCGGCGATCTCAGCCACGAATTCCACATCCTCGCCGACACCGGCGAAAGCGCCGTCTTCTACGACGCGGCGCTGGAGGACATCTCGCGCGAGGAATTGCTGTCCGCCGACGCCTCGACGATCGCGAAGCTCACCTCTCTCTATGCGATGGAGGAGGAAGAGCACGCTAAGGTCGCCGATTGCCCGGTGCCGGCCGATCGGCTGCGCCAGCGGCGCGGCATCGAGGTCGGCCACATCTTCGCCTTCGGCACCAAATACAGCGCGTCGATGGGCTTTGCCGTGCAGACCGCCGACGGCGGGCAGGCCCACCCGCAAATGGGCAGCTACGGCATCGGCGTCTCCCGCCTGATGGGCGCGGTCATCGAGGCCAGTCATGACGAGGCCGGGATCGTCTGGCCGGAAAGCGTGGCGCCGTTCCAGGTGGGGCTGGTCAACATGCGCTCCGACGATGCGGCCTGCGCGGCGGCGTCGGACGATCTCTATGCGAAGCTGACCGACGCTGGCGTCGAGACGCTCTACGACGACCGCGATGAGCGCGGCGGCGCCAAGTTCGCGACGATGGATCTGATCGGTCTGCCCTGGCAACTCGTCGTCGGCCCGCGCGGACTGGCGAACGGCATGGTCGAGCTGAAGCGCCGCGCGACGGGCGAGCGCGAGGAACTGAGCATCGAGAGCGCGCTGGCGAGGCTGACCGCGTGA
- a CDS encoding molecular chaperone → MSFGLVLLALSTIAFAMRVSPMIIEMTSTGTESSARLEVQNLNQTRLAYDVRVYRITYDEQGGVTETPADEDFLIFPPQGAIPPGGRQVMRLQWVGEPNLRASQSYYVAVNQLPVQLDPGATPEDVSGQLQIVYTMKALVVVAPPGATPMVEAAAARPIDYRPPAPEGVPPPPTVPGVEITLRNTGNRHAMMAGLRWVIDGTSESGEPLQQIFTPEELNRLIGVGYLAPLDGTRTFRLPVETAFGSGPIRVRFAR, encoded by the coding sequence ATGAGCTTTGGGCTGGTTCTCCTGGCGCTTTCGACGATTGCCTTTGCGATGCGCGTGTCGCCGATGATCATCGAGATGACCTCGACCGGCACCGAGAGTTCCGCGCGTCTCGAAGTGCAGAATTTGAACCAGACCAGGCTCGCCTATGACGTGCGAGTCTATCGAATCACCTATGACGAACAGGGCGGTGTCACCGAAACGCCCGCCGACGAGGACTTCCTGATCTTTCCGCCCCAGGGCGCGATCCCGCCCGGCGGACGCCAGGTGATGCGTCTGCAATGGGTGGGCGAGCCCAACCTGCGCGCCTCCCAGTCTTATTATGTCGCCGTAAACCAGTTGCCGGTGCAACTGGATCCCGGCGCGACTCCCGAAGACGTCAGCGGTCAGCTTCAGATCGTCTATACGATGAAGGCCCTGGTCGTGGTCGCGCCTCCGGGCGCCACCCCCATGGTCGAGGCCGCCGCTGCGCGCCCGATCGACTATCGGCCACCGGCCCCGGAAGGGGTGCCCCCGCCGCCGACCGTGCCGGGTGTCGAGATCACGTTGCGCAATACGGGCAACCGCCATGCCATGATGGCGGGCCTCCGCTGGGTCATTGACGGGACCTCGGAAAGCGGTGAGCCGCTTCAGCAGATCTTCACGCCGGAAGAACTCAACCGCTTGATCGGGGTCGGCTACCTGGCTCCGCTCGATGGAACCAGGACATTCCGCCTGCCTGTCGAGACTGCGTTCGGCTCCGGCCCGATCCGGGTCCGTTTCGCGAGGTGA